A window of Synergistaceae bacterium contains these coding sequences:
- a CDS encoding AAA family ATPase translates to MFKDFYGMQRSPFVSSIDTGSLYMSPALDETLSRLHYAASHQLFAVVTAEVGCGKSTSIRCFTDQLASDRYEVLYLSDSKLTPRWFYKGLLDHLGMDSKFYRGDARRQLHQQLEIIQGVYKKKVVTIVDEAHLLDRETLEEIRFLLNTKMDSHQPMSLILVGQSELKDKLKKRQYTAIRQRIDIKCEISSFDRSQTEGYMEAHLSYAGVSQDIFTDKAIDEIYRHSGGSARAINKVSTHALIYGAQRAKKLIDDHMIRTVIAGELL, encoded by the coding sequence ATGTTTAAGGATTTCTACGGCATGCAGAGGTCTCCCTTTGTAAGTTCTATTGATACTGGAAGCCTTTACATGTCCCCAGCGCTTGATGAAACCCTCTCTAGACTCCACTATGCAGCCAGTCACCAGCTCTTTGCTGTGGTAACAGCTGAGGTGGGTTGTGGTAAGTCCACTTCAATTAGATGCTTCACAGACCAGCTTGCAAGTGATAGGTACGAGGTCCTTTATCTATCGGACTCAAAGCTTACTCCTAGATGGTTTTACAAGGGTCTTCTAGACCATCTTGGCATGGACTCAAAGTTTTACAGAGGTGATGCTAGAAGACAGCTCCACCAGCAGCTGGAGATTATCCAGGGTGTCTACAAGAAAAAGGTAGTCACAATAGTTGATGAGGCCCACCTTCTTGATAGAGAGACCCTAGAGGAGATACGCTTTCTCCTAAACACAAAGATGGACTCCCACCAGCCCATGTCACTCATTCTAGTTGGCCAGAGCGAACTAAAGGATAAACTTAAAAAGAGGCAGTACACAGCTATACGCCAGCGAATTGATATAAAGTGTGAGATTAGTAGTTTCGATAGGTCTCAGACTGAAGGCTACATGGAGGCCCATCTTAGCTACGCTGGAGTAAGTCAGGATATCTTTACAGACAAGGCTATAGATGAAATCTATAGACACTCAGGAGGTTCAGCAAGAGCCATCAATAAGGTTTCTACCCACGCACTAATCTACGGGGCCCAAAGGGCAAAGAAACTA